One segment of Candidatus Tanganyikabacteria bacterium DNA contains the following:
- a CDS encoding NAD-dependent epimerase/dehydratase family protein, with amino-acid sequence MIVLTGATGFLGGAVVAALAGRPLKALCRRAAPGLQARGVAVAIGDLADAGWLAAEIAPGDVVVHMAGRVEFEAAAIRDLHDLHVEGTRRLAEVVGARQARLVLLSSSGTTAVSRHERLIDETAPYPLDLVARWPYYLTKTLQERLVLDLVARRGLDAVVLNPSLLLGPGDDRGGSTDLVREFLERRLPTVPPGGISVVDVRDAARAVASAIDRGRKGERYFLAGHNCRFETFFRVLAAVSGVRGPALRLPGRLATLGARALHGMDVPVPHPARIEMANHFWYADAQKAGRELDFAARPLEATLRDTITYLRKDGNKLA; translated from the coding sequence ATGATCGTCCTCACGGGCGCCACCGGCTTCCTGGGAGGGGCGGTCGTGGCGGCCCTCGCGGGGAGGCCGCTCAAGGCCCTCTGCCGGCGGGCGGCGCCCGGCCTGCAGGCGCGCGGCGTGGCCGTGGCGATCGGCGATCTCGCCGATGCCGGCTGGCTCGCCGCGGAAATCGCCCCCGGCGACGTCGTGGTCCACATGGCGGGCCGCGTGGAGTTCGAGGCCGCGGCGATTCGCGACCTGCACGACCTGCACGTGGAAGGCACGCGCCGCCTGGCGGAAGTCGTCGGCGCACGGCAGGCGCGCCTGGTGCTCCTGTCGTCGTCGGGCACGACGGCGGTCTCGCGCCACGAACGCCTCATCGACGAGACGGCGCCGTATCCGCTCGATCTGGTGGCGCGCTGGCCCTACTACCTGACCAAGACGCTGCAGGAACGCCTGGTGCTGGATCTCGTCGCGAGGCGGGGCCTCGACGCGGTGGTCCTGAACCCCAGCCTGCTGCTGGGCCCGGGGGACGATCGCGGCGGTTCCACCGATCTGGTCCGGGAGTTCCTGGAAAGGCGGCTCCCGACGGTGCCGCCCGGCGGCATCAGCGTCGTGGACGTGCGCGACGCGGCGCGGGCCGTGGCGAGCGCCATCGACCGGGGTCGCAAGGGCGAACGCTACTTCCTCGCCGGCCACAACTGCCGCTTCGAGACCTTCTTCCGGGTGCTCGCCGCGGTGAGCGGCGTGCGGGGACCGGCCCTGCGCCTGCCTGGGCGCCTGGCGACCCTGGGCGCCCGCGCCCTGCACGGCATGGACGTGCCCGTGCCGCACCCGGCCCGGATCGAGATGGCCAACCATTTCTGGTACGCCGACGCGCAGAAGGCCGGCAGGGAGCTGGACTTCGCTGCCAGGCCCCTCGAGGCCACGCTGCGTGATACCATCACCTACCTGCGGAAGGACGGAAACAAGCTCGCATGA
- a CDS encoding acyl carrier protein: MTIQDATATETRLIALLARMLGRKADALGLDQHLVKDLGIDSVDLLGLVSGIEEEFDIVLPADGHLISNVKTIRELVALVEEYRAT, translated from the coding sequence ATGACCATCCAAGACGCCACGGCGACCGAGACCCGTCTCATCGCCCTGCTCGCGCGCATGCTCGGCCGCAAGGCCGACGCTCTGGGCCTCGACCAGCACCTGGTCAAGGATCTGGGCATCGACTCGGTCGACCTGCTGGGCCTGGTATCGGGCATCGAGGAGGAGTTCGACATCGTCCTCCCGGCCGACGGGCACCTGATTTCCAACGTCAAGACCATCCGCGAGCTGGTTGCCCTGGTCGAGGAGTACCGCGCCACCTAG